From one Lycium ferocissimum isolate CSIRO_LF1 chromosome 7, AGI_CSIRO_Lferr_CH_V1, whole genome shotgun sequence genomic stretch:
- the LOC132065375 gene encoding SHUGOSHIN 2: MKGDKMVKRSSLGSIVRKRLSDITNSLPQTQQKSPIDVDKVSPDVSSMKDYINHLAKENVALVKIVQEKNKIIELSGNELQKMRIHLQKMQLQNWNLAQSNSHMLAELNLNREKMKTLQHELVCKEVLLKSRNLVEEQEQNDLPKNDLQDEEFMDIDSQLNKHSKPKNGNRRQRATRSQSMGHSTTSQQYAEKEAAENKRRCFRRKSTNSKIQQPEPPTEDLFELEGLAVPFNSPVHIDGLVSSPSSGIEEVKHDKENVAPLSRRSSIGRPSRKAAEKVQSYKEIPVNIKMRRVA; this comes from the exons ATGAAAGGTGATAAAATGGTAAAAAGATCATCTTTGGGAAGCATTGTGCGGAAGAGGTTATCAGATATAACAAATTCACTTCCACAAACACAGCAAAAATCGCCTATTGATGTCGATAAGGTTTCGCCTGATGTTTCTTCAATGAAGGATTATATTAATCATCTAGCCAAA GAAAATGTTGCATTGGTGAAAATTGTTCAAGAAAAGAA CAAGATTATAGAATTAAGTGGGAATGAGCTTCAAAAAATGAGGATTCATCTACAAAAAATGCAGCTACAAAACTGGAATCTTGCTCAATCGAATAGTCATATGTTGGCG GAACTCAATTTGAACAGAgaaaag ATGAAGACGCTACAACACGAGCTGGTTTGCAAAGAAGTATTACTTAAATCGCGGAATTTAGTAGAG GAACAAGAACAAAACGACCTGCCAAAGAATGACTTGCAG GATGAAGAGTTTATGGATATCGACTCTCAATTGAACAAACATAGCAAGCCTAAAAATGGTAACAGACGCCAGCGTGCTACAAGAAGTCAAT CTATGGGCCATTCGACAACCTCTCAACAATATGCAGAAAAAGAAGCAGCAGAAAACAAAAG GCGGTGTTTTAGAAGAAAGTCTACTAATTCCAAAATCCAACAGCCAGAACCACCAACAGAGGACTTGTTTGAGTTAGAAGGCCTTGCTGTACCCTTCAACAGCCCGGTTCACATAGACGGTCTGGTTTCATCGCCTTCCTCTGGCATTGAAGAAGTGAAACATGACAAGGAAAATGTAGCTCCACTTTCGCGAAGGTCTTCTATTGGAAGACCATCGCGTAAAGCAGCTGAGAAGGTTCAGTCCTACAAAGAGATTCCAGTTAACATCAAAATGAGAAGAGTTGCATGA